In a genomic window of Vigna angularis cultivar LongXiaoDou No.4 chromosome 6, ASM1680809v1, whole genome shotgun sequence:
- the LOC108343082 gene encoding uncharacterized protein LOC108343082, translated as MEALLSQFTFLSEQALQDKNFDPSTIEDLMKLFEIESYKAWAAAELEQDREVEEAEAGMQEAEEYLDSVMETAMDEFRRFEEELERMAKDEMENLVQTAERARKMGNLMEKGASVASKKYIEAALNSATASMKSAWKGLSSGKVHPS; from the coding sequence ATGGAAGCTTTACTTTCCCAATTCACCTTCCTCTCAGAGCAGGCCCTTCAAGACAAGAACTTTGACCCTTCCACAATTGAAGATCTGATGAAGCTGTTCGAGATTGAATCCTACAAGGCATGGGCAGCTGCTGAACTGGAGCAAGACAGAGAGGTGGAGGAAGCAGAAGCTGGCATGCAAGAAGCTGAAGAGTACCTTGACTCGGTCATGGAGACTGCCATGGATGAGTTCAGACGCTTCGAAGAAGAGCTTGAGAGGATGGCAAAAGATGAAATGGAAAACCTTGTTCAAACTGCTGAAAGAGCCAGAAAAATGGGAAACTTGATGGAAAAAGGTGCCTCTGTTGCTTCCAAGAAGTATATTGAGGCTGCTCTCAATTCAGCCACTGCTTCCATGAAATCAGCTTGGAAAGGTCTCTCTTCTGGAAAGGTTCATCCTTCTTAA